In Equus przewalskii isolate Varuska chromosome 6, EquPr2, whole genome shotgun sequence, one DNA window encodes the following:
- the MKNK2 gene encoding MAP kinase-interacting serine/threonine-protein kinase 2 isoform X1, with amino-acid sequence MVQKKTAELQGFHRSFKGQNPFELAFSLDQAHHGEADFSLECPARPDMPSSQPIDIPDAKKRGKKKKRCRATDSFSGRFEDVYQLQEDVLGEGAHARVQTCVNLITNQEYAVKIIEKQPGHIRSRVFREVEMLYQCQGHRNVLELIEFFEEEDRFYLVFEKMRGGSILSHIHKRRHFNELEASVVVQDVASALDFLHNKGIAHRDLKPENILCEHPNQVSPVKICDFDLGSGIKLNGDCSPISTPELLTPCGSAEYMAPEVVEAFSEEASIYDKRCDLWSLGVILYILLSGYPPFVGHCGSDCGWDRGEACPACQNMLFESIQEGKYEFPDKDWAHISFAAKDLISKLLVRDAKQRLSAAQVLQHPWVRGCAPENTLPTPMVLQRNSCAKDLTSFAAEAIAMNRQLAQREEDAAEEAGQGQPVVIRATSRCLQLSPPSQSKLAQRRQRASLSAAPVVLVGDHA; translated from the exons ATGGTGCAGAAGAAAACAGCCGAACTTCAGGGCTTCCACCGTTCGTTCAAG GGGCAGAATCCTTTCGAGCTGGCCTTCTCCCTAGACCAGGCGCACCACGGGGAGGCGGACTTCAGCCTGGAGTGCCCGGCCCGCCCTG ATATGCCCTCGAGCCAGCCCATCGACATCCCCGATGCCAAGAAGaggggcaagaaaaagaagcGGTGCCGGGCCACCGACAGCTTCTCGGGCCGCTTCGAAG ATGTCTACCAGCTGCAGGAGGACGTGCTCGGGGAGGGTGCCCACGCCCGCGTGCAAACCTGCGTCAACCTCATCACCAACCAGGAGTACGCCGTCAAG ATCATCGAGAAGCAGCCGGGCCACATTCGGAGCAGGGTTTTCCGGGAGGTGGAGATGTTGTATCAGTGCCAGGGACACAG gaaCGTTCTAGAGTTGATCGAGTTCTTCGAGGAGGAAGACCGCTTCTATCTGGTGTTTGAGAAGATGCGAGGGG GCTCCATCCTGAGCCACATCCACAAGCGGCGGCACTTTAATGAGCTGGAGGCCAGCGTGGTCGTGCAGGACGTGGCCAGCGCCCTGGACTTCCTGCACAACAAAG GCATCGCCCACAGGGACCTAAAGCCCGAGAACATCCTCTGTGAGCACCCCAACCAG GTCTCCCCGGTGAAGATTTGTGACTTCGACCTGGGCAGCGGCATCAAACTCAACGGGGACTGCTCGCCCATCTCCACCCCGGAGCTGCTCACCCCG TGCGGCTCTGCCGAGTACATGGCCCCCGAGGTGGTGGAGGCCTTCAGCGAGGAGGCCAGCATCTACGACAAGCGCTGCGATCTCTGGAGCCTGGGCGTCATCCTCTACATCCTGCTCAGCGGCTACCCGCCCTTCGTGGGCCACTGCGGCAGCGACTGCGGCTGGGACCGCGGCGAGGCCTGCCCGGCCTGCCAG AACATGCTGTTTGAGAGCATCCAAGAGGGCAAGTACGAGTTTCCCGACAAGGACTGGGCCCACATCTCCTTCGCCGCCAAAGACCTCATCTCCAAGCTCCTCGTCCGCGACGCCAAGCAGCGGCTCAGTGCTGCGCAGGTCCTGCAGCACCCCTGGGTGCGGGGG TGCGCCCCGGAGAACACGCTGCCCACACCCATGGTCCTGCAGAG GAACAGCTGTGCCAAAGACCTCACGTCGTTCGCGGCCGAGGCCATCGCCATGAACCGGCAGCTGGCCCAGCGCGAGGAGGACGCGGCCGAGGAGGCGGGGCAGGGCCAGCCCGTGGTCATCAGAGCTACCTCACGCTGCCTGCAGCTGTCCCCACCCTCGCAGTCCAAGCTGGCCCAGCGGCGGCAGCGAGCCAGCCTGTCCGCGGCCCCCGTGGTCCTGGTGGGAGACCACGCGtga
- the MKNK2 gene encoding MAP kinase-interacting serine/threonine-protein kinase 2 isoform X2: protein MVQKKTAELQGFHRSFKGQNPFELAFSLDQAHHGEADFSLECPARPDMPSSQPIDIPDAKKRGKKKKRCRATDSFSGRFEDVYQLQEDVLGEGAHARVQTCVNLITNQEYAVKIIEKQPGHIRSRVFREVEMLYQCQGHRNVLELIEFFEEEDRFYLVFEKMRGGSILSHIHKRRHFNELEASVVVQDVASALDFLHNKGIAHRDLKPENILCEHPNQVSPVKICDFDLGSGIKLNGDCSPISTPELLTPCGSAEYMAPEVVEAFSEEASIYDKRCDLWSLGVILYILLSGYPPFVGHCGSDCGWDRGEACPACQNMLFESIQEGKYEFPDKDWAHISFAAKDLISKLLVRDAKQRLSAAQVLQHPWVRGCAPENTLPTPMVLQSCAKDLTSFAAEAIAMNRQLAQREEDAAEEAGQGQPVVIRATSRCLQLSPPSQSKLAQRRQRASLSAAPVVLVGDHA from the exons ATGGTGCAGAAGAAAACAGCCGAACTTCAGGGCTTCCACCGTTCGTTCAAG GGGCAGAATCCTTTCGAGCTGGCCTTCTCCCTAGACCAGGCGCACCACGGGGAGGCGGACTTCAGCCTGGAGTGCCCGGCCCGCCCTG ATATGCCCTCGAGCCAGCCCATCGACATCCCCGATGCCAAGAAGaggggcaagaaaaagaagcGGTGCCGGGCCACCGACAGCTTCTCGGGCCGCTTCGAAG ATGTCTACCAGCTGCAGGAGGACGTGCTCGGGGAGGGTGCCCACGCCCGCGTGCAAACCTGCGTCAACCTCATCACCAACCAGGAGTACGCCGTCAAG ATCATCGAGAAGCAGCCGGGCCACATTCGGAGCAGGGTTTTCCGGGAGGTGGAGATGTTGTATCAGTGCCAGGGACACAG gaaCGTTCTAGAGTTGATCGAGTTCTTCGAGGAGGAAGACCGCTTCTATCTGGTGTTTGAGAAGATGCGAGGGG GCTCCATCCTGAGCCACATCCACAAGCGGCGGCACTTTAATGAGCTGGAGGCCAGCGTGGTCGTGCAGGACGTGGCCAGCGCCCTGGACTTCCTGCACAACAAAG GCATCGCCCACAGGGACCTAAAGCCCGAGAACATCCTCTGTGAGCACCCCAACCAG GTCTCCCCGGTGAAGATTTGTGACTTCGACCTGGGCAGCGGCATCAAACTCAACGGGGACTGCTCGCCCATCTCCACCCCGGAGCTGCTCACCCCG TGCGGCTCTGCCGAGTACATGGCCCCCGAGGTGGTGGAGGCCTTCAGCGAGGAGGCCAGCATCTACGACAAGCGCTGCGATCTCTGGAGCCTGGGCGTCATCCTCTACATCCTGCTCAGCGGCTACCCGCCCTTCGTGGGCCACTGCGGCAGCGACTGCGGCTGGGACCGCGGCGAGGCCTGCCCGGCCTGCCAG AACATGCTGTTTGAGAGCATCCAAGAGGGCAAGTACGAGTTTCCCGACAAGGACTGGGCCCACATCTCCTTCGCCGCCAAAGACCTCATCTCCAAGCTCCTCGTCCGCGACGCCAAGCAGCGGCTCAGTGCTGCGCAGGTCCTGCAGCACCCCTGGGTGCGGGGG TGCGCCCCGGAGAACACGCTGCCCACACCCATGGTCCTGCAGAG CTGTGCCAAAGACCTCACGTCGTTCGCGGCCGAGGCCATCGCCATGAACCGGCAGCTGGCCCAGCGCGAGGAGGACGCGGCCGAGGAGGCGGGGCAGGGCCAGCCCGTGGTCATCAGAGCTACCTCACGCTGCCTGCAGCTGTCCCCACCCTCGCAGTCCAAGCTGGCCCAGCGGCGGCAGCGAGCCAGCCTGTCCGCGGCCCCCGTGGTCCTGGTGGGAGACCACGCGtga